One part of the Acetoanaerobium sticklandii genome encodes these proteins:
- a CDS encoding MATE family efflux transporter has product MTMIEKLQINNEQKVFYRRVMMLTIPIIVQNLIASLLNLMDTVMIGRLGELYLASVGIANQYFFFFTLMLFGVNAGCSIFISQFWGKQDEVSIKKTAALAISFSFVIGILFMLAGIYFSDEIISVFNSDKSVLATGGDYLRIVAFSYIFTAITVGFAFSLRSTENTFVPMVGSIAALVVNVVLNYILIFGKLGFPAMGVKGAAIATVIARIIETMIILIYVYKKSNLLNINFSHIKMLDFKFIKVVYAGMLPVLINEFVWGLGNLTYNVIYARMGIGTAAAIQVTSTVMNLLMIVIIGLGNSAMVIVGKEIGAKREDLGKLYAKRLYKFALIIAIIIATVIFLTANDFVYFFKMSDTVLNDTKRILYVNAILLLIRSYTFIMIVGVLRGAGDSKYAVKIQGLTLWTIGIPMAFIGAFILNLDVYYVVALTGMEEIVKYIFIRRRFKSGKWIHNMTN; this is encoded by the coding sequence ATGACTATGATAGAAAAACTACAGATTAATAATGAACAGAAGGTATTTTATAGAAGAGTTATGATGCTAACAATACCTATAATAGTACAAAATCTTATAGCGTCACTACTCAATCTTATGGATACTGTAATGATAGGTAGACTAGGTGAACTATATCTAGCTTCAGTTGGAATAGCAAACCAATATTTTTTCTTTTTTACATTGATGTTATTTGGTGTAAATGCAGGATGCTCAATTTTCATATCTCAGTTTTGGGGAAAGCAAGATGAAGTGAGTATTAAGAAAACTGCGGCACTTGCTATAAGCTTTAGCTTTGTAATTGGAATTTTATTTATGTTAGCTGGAATATATTTTTCTGATGAAATCATATCTGTATTTAACTCTGACAAATCAGTACTAGCAACTGGAGGCGATTATTTAAGGATAGTTGCTTTTAGCTATATATTTACAGCAATAACTGTAGGCTTTGCTTTTTCGTTAAGAAGCACAGAAAATACTTTTGTGCCTATGGTGGGAAGCATAGCAGCTCTAGTAGTAAATGTAGTGCTGAACTATATTTTGATATTTGGGAAGCTAGGCTTTCCCGCTATGGGAGTAAAGGGAGCGGCTATAGCAACTGTTATTGCAAGAATAATAGAAACTATGATAATCTTAATTTATGTGTATAAAAAAAGTAATTTGCTCAATATTAATTTCTCGCATATTAAAATGCTAGATTTCAAGTTTATAAAAGTAGTGTATGCTGGAATGCTTCCAGTGCTTATAAATGAGTTTGTTTGGGGACTTGGAAATCTTACTTATAATGTCATATATGCAAGAATGGGTATAGGAACGGCAGCGGCTATACAGGTTACGAGCACTGTTATGAACCTTCTTATGATAGTAATAATTGGACTTGGAAATTCGGCTATGGTTATCGTGGGTAAAGAAATAGGTGCAAAAAGAGAAGATTTAGGTAAGTTATATGCAAAAAGACTGTATAAGTTTGCTCTGATTATAGCTATAATTATAGCAACGGTAATATTTTTAACAGCAAACGATTTTGTATATTTTTTCAAAATGTCAGATACAGTTCTTAATGATACCAAAAGAATTTTGTATGTAAATGCTATACTTCTCCTTATAAGAAGCTACACTTTTATAATGATAGTTGGAGTTTTAAGAGGTGCAGGTGATTCAAAATATGCAGTTAAAATACAAGGGCTTACTCTTTGGACCATAGGTATTCCTATGGCGTTTATAGGAGCATTTATTTTGAATTTAGATGTATATTACGTAGTAGCATTAACAGGTATGGAAGAAATAGTAAAATATATATTTATTAGAAGACGCTTTAAATCAGGAAAATGGATTCACAATATGACGAACTAA
- a CDS encoding ferritin, translated as MISEKMLNAINEQIKLEFESSYAYIAMEAYFMGKNLNGFANFFHVQAQEERDHAYLLFNYAYSVGGDVVLKDLAAFDSNFKDEIDIFEKTLAHEQLVTRSIHNLMTIAIEEKDYATQNFLQWFVKEQVEEEDTANGLLEQIKLVNGNPNGLFMMNKELAARTYTPAVIK; from the coding sequence ATGATAAGTGAAAAAATGTTAAACGCAATCAACGAGCAAATTAAATTGGAGTTTGAATCTTCTTATGCATACATTGCAATGGAAGCATACTTTATGGGGAAAAACTTAAATGGCTTTGCTAACTTTTTCCATGTCCAAGCTCAAGAAGAAAGAGACCACGCATACTTATTATTCAACTATGCTTACAGCGTAGGTGGAGATGTAGTACTAAAGGATTTAGCAGCATTTGATTCTAATTTCAAAGACGAGATAGATATATTCGAAAAAACTTTAGCTCATGAGCAACTAGTTACTCGTTCTATCCACAATCTAATGACTATCGCTATAGAAGAAAAAGACTATGCAACTCAAAACTTCCTTCAGTGGTTCGTAAAAGAGCAGGTTGAAGAAGAAGATACTGCAAATGGTCTTTTAGAGCAAATAAAACTAGTTAATGGCAACCCAAATGGCTTATTTATGATGAACAAAGAGCTTGCAGCAAGAACATATACTCCTGCTGTAATTAAGTAA
- a CDS encoding DUF2680 domain-containing protein — MRKFKTMALALSMTALLSTGMVFAAEYSSPIEVLSNLTGSSVEDIYEQRGDKTLGAIAQEKGVYDEFKSGMIESKKAILEQRVKDGVLTQEQADVILERMETNIANCDGTGVMMGNGIGKGAGCGFGLGNGQGMMRNGNAPQNGQGFGQKNGMKFNQ, encoded by the coding sequence ATGAGAAAATTTAAAACTATGGCACTTGCACTTTCTATGACAGCACTTCTTTCTACAGGAATGGTGTTTGCAGCAGAATATAGTTCACCTATTGAAGTGCTTTCTAATTTAACTGGTTCATCAGTAGAAGACATCTATGAGCAAAGAGGGGACAAAACTCTTGGAGCTATAGCTCAGGAAAAGGGTGTTTATGATGAGTTTAAATCAGGTATGATAGAAAGCAAAAAAGCTATTTTAGAGCAAAGAGTAAAAGATGGAGTTTTAACTCAAGAACAAGCAGATGTTATACTAGAGAGAATGGAAACTAATATTGCTAATTGCGATGGTACTGGTGTAATGATGGGTAACGGTATAGGAAAAGGCGCTGGCTGTGGATTTGGACTAGGAAATGGTCAAGGAATGATGAGAAATGGTAATGCTCCTCAAAATGGCCAAGGATTTGGACAAAAAAATGGAATGAAATTTAATCAATAA
- a CDS encoding S41 family peptidase, with protein sequence MISKKKAVIGAVLLMAVTFLLTNIFNVTIGNKVIISKSDYQEFQKLSKVRFLKDRIEDEFYQDVKEEDLIAAMERGIFDGLDDPYSQYYTKDEFKDLMEMTSGSYVGVGIVVSPGEDGFITVVAPIEDTPAEKAGILPGDKITKVDKVKYSAKEMDKAISIIKGEPGKEVVLSIIRENKPEFDITIKREQILIKSVKSEMMDEIGYMRISSFDERTGEEFDENLLSLKNNNPKGLIIDLRDNPGGLLDQVKEVADSILGEATIVYTEDRAGNRQYLKSNSSGKLDIPLVILVNENSASASEILAGAVRDNKAGTLVGTTTFGKGLVQNVVPLKDGSGYKITMAQYFTPNGEYINEKGITPEYVVEIGEEDTEDVQLNKAIEVIREKNK encoded by the coding sequence TTGATATCTAAAAAGAAAGCTGTCATAGGAGCAGTCTTATTAATGGCTGTGACATTTTTGCTCACAAACATATTCAATGTTACTATTGGAAATAAAGTTATTATATCTAAAAGTGATTATCAGGAATTTCAAAAACTTTCTAAAGTCAGATTTTTAAAAGATAGAATTGAAGATGAATTTTATCAAGATGTAAAGGAAGAAGACCTTATTGCAGCTATGGAAAGAGGAATATTCGATGGCCTAGATGATCCTTATTCTCAGTATTATACAAAGGATGAATTCAAAGATTTGATGGAGATGACATCTGGAAGCTATGTAGGTGTAGGAATTGTGGTTTCTCCAGGAGAGGATGGCTTTATAACCGTTGTTGCGCCAATAGAGGATACTCCAGCAGAAAAAGCAGGCATTTTGCCTGGAGATAAGATAACTAAAGTAGATAAGGTCAAATATTCAGCCAAAGAAATGGATAAAGCTATTTCTATTATTAAAGGAGAGCCTGGAAAAGAGGTTGTTCTTTCTATAATAAGAGAAAATAAACCAGAATTTGATATTACTATAAAGCGCGAGCAAATTCTTATAAAATCAGTAAAATCTGAAATGATGGATGAAATAGGCTACATGAGAATATCTAGCTTTGATGAAAGAACTGGAGAAGAGTTTGATGAAAACCTATTAAGCCTTAAAAATAATAATCCAAAAGGACTTATTATAGATTTAAGAGATAATCCAGGTGGATTACTAGATCAGGTTAAAGAGGTTGCAGATAGTATTCTTGGTGAGGCTACCATAGTATATACTGAAGATAGGGCAGGAAATAGACAATATCTAAAGTCAAATTCCTCAGGAAAACTTGATATTCCTCTAGTTATACTTGTAAATGAAAACAGTGCATCAGCTTCTGAAATACTCGCTGGAGCAGTGAGGGATAACAAAGCCGGAACTCTTGTTGGAACGACTACCTTTGGAAAGGGCCTAGTTCAAAATGTAGTTCCGCTAAAAGATGGATCAGGCTATAAAATTACTATGGCTCAGTATTTCACTCCAAACGGAGAATACATCAATGAAAAAGGAATTACTCCAGAATATGTTGTAGAAATAGGAGAAGAAGATACCGAAGATGTACAGCTTAATAAAGCAATAGAAGTAATTAGAGAAAAAAATAAATAA
- a CDS encoding murein hydrolase activator EnvC family protein: MKKLISLMVSMVMIFGSISFASNYNNQLNNVNKNIKNVKDELKNKQNVVKDINKIILELDAKIDESEQKISVIQNDIAKTQAEIDVTQKEITKLEDNIDTNTDLLGSRLRVMYRTSDIDYFQILLNSSDMEELLSNMTMIKKIVKNDKEILADLKEQKDSVETKKISLQKEEKRMSTFKASLESEQKVLEKNMQEQNSNKQMVVKDIEKLKQMEDALIKEANDLQSKIRELQKTKGIGGNYKGGVMAWPVSGGGRVTSSFGYRIHPILKEKKLHTGMDIAAPSGTGIFAANDGRVIFAGTKGSYGKAVIVDHGGGIVTLYAHCSSILVSDGQDVKKGETIAKVGSTGYSTGPHLHFEVRVNGDYVNPASYIGG, from the coding sequence ATGAAAAAACTTATATCTTTGATGGTTTCTATGGTTATGATATTTGGTAGTATTTCATTTGCTTCAAATTATAATAATCAACTTAATAATGTAAATAAGAATATAAAAAATGTAAAAGATGAACTAAAGAATAAGCAAAATGTAGTTAAGGATATAAACAAGATTATTTTAGAGCTAGATGCAAAGATAGATGAAAGTGAGCAGAAGATTTCAGTTATTCAAAATGATATTGCAAAAACTCAAGCTGAAATTGATGTAACTCAAAAAGAAATAACTAAATTAGAGGATAATATAGACACAAATACTGATCTGTTAGGTAGCAGATTAAGAGTAATGTATAGAACCTCTGATATAGATTATTTTCAGATTTTACTTAACTCAAGTGATATGGAAGAACTTTTGTCAAACATGACTATGATAAAAAAAATAGTCAAAAATGATAAGGAAATTTTAGCAGATCTTAAAGAACAAAAAGATAGCGTGGAAACTAAGAAAATTAGTCTTCAAAAAGAAGAAAAAAGAATGTCTACATTCAAGGCATCACTGGAATCAGAACAGAAGGTTCTGGAGAAAAACATGCAAGAGCAAAACAGCAACAAGCAAATGGTTGTTAAGGATATTGAAAAATTAAAGCAGATGGAAGATGCTTTAATCAAGGAAGCAAATGACCTGCAGAGCAAGATTAGAGAACTTCAAAAAACAAAAGGTATTGGAGGAAACTACAAAGGCGGGGTTATGGCTTGGCCAGTATCTGGAGGAGGAAGAGTAACATCTAGCTTTGGTTATAGAATACATCCAATTTTAAAGGAAAAGAAGCTTCACACAGGTATGGATATAGCTGCACCAAGTGGAACAGGGATATTTGCTGCAAATGATGGAAGAGTTATATTTGCAGGGACAAAAGGCTCTTATGGAAAAGCTGTTATAGTAGACCATGGTGGAGGAATAGTAACGCTTTATGCTCACTGTTCATCGATTTTGGTATCTGATGGACAGGATGTAAAAAAAGGCGAAACTATTGCAAAGGTAGGCTCTACTGGATATTCTACTGGTCCTCATCTTCATTTTGAAGTCAGAGTAAATGGCGACTATGTAAATCCAGCATCTTATATTGGAGGATAA
- the ftsX gene encoding permease-like cell division protein FtsX, with the protein MLNSIAYNISEGTKSLWRNRGMSVASIASVAASLFVLGIVLSIVININNFAIIAQKQFDNIQIFLVDEMQADDIARFKRKIENIPGVSKVDFESKDMAMEKLKDRWEDDAYLLDGLENPLQNSMIIELTNISLADEVVKQIQDDDYIDSISYYKDVIDKMLTISRIISTAGLAIILLLSIVSLFIIANTIKIALYARKREINIMKYIGATNWFIRWPFIIEGMTLGFLGAAIALGSVYVLYGFIFSKLSSEAYSLIGGYLLPISTIFDNIAIIFASMGIGIGVLGSLVSLRRYLKV; encoded by the coding sequence ATGCTAAATAGTATTGCTTATAATATTTCAGAGGGTACTAAAAGCCTATGGAGAAACAGAGGTATGTCCGTAGCGTCTATAGCTTCGGTTGCAGCATCTCTATTTGTTTTAGGAATTGTGCTATCTATAGTAATAAATATAAACAATTTTGCCATAATTGCTCAAAAGCAGTTTGATAATATACAGATATTTCTGGTTGATGAAATGCAAGCAGATGATATAGCTAGGTTTAAAAGAAAGATTGAGAACATACCTGGAGTAAGCAAGGTGGATTTTGAATCCAAGGATATGGCTATGGAGAAGCTAAAAGATAGATGGGAAGATGATGCTTATCTATTAGATGGGCTAGAAAATCCGCTTCAAAATTCTATGATAATAGAGCTTACGAACATAAGTCTAGCGGATGAAGTTGTAAAGCAGATTCAAGATGACGATTACATAGATAGTATAAGCTATTACAAGGATGTAATTGACAAAATGCTTACTATATCTAGAATAATTAGTACAGCTGGACTTGCAATCATCTTACTCTTATCTATAGTGTCTTTGTTTATTATTGCAAATACAATTAAGATAGCACTTTATGCAAGAAAAAGAGAGATTAATATAATGAAATATATAGGAGCTACAAACTGGTTCATACGCTGGCCATTTATAATAGAGGGAATGACTCTGGGCTTTTTGGGAGCGGCTATTGCACTAGGCTCTGTATACGTTTTGTATGGGTTTATATTTTCTAAGCTTTCATCAGAAGCGTATTCTCTTATAGGAGGGTATCTTCTACCTATAAGCACTATTTTTGACAATATAGCAATTATTTTTGCGTCGATGGGAATTGGAATCGGAGTACTTGGAAGTCTAGTTTCTCTTCGTAGATATTTAAAGGTATAG
- a CDS encoding lipoate--protein ligase, translating to MIHVVNTSNDPFFNHALEEYFLSEYDEEIFTIWINRPSILIGRNQNTFAEINSAYVSENNIDVVRRLSGGGAVYNDLGNMNFTFISKKSDDHSFSRFASPVIDALKSLAVDAQFTGRNDITIEGKKISGNAQYFYEDKVLHHGTLLYDVKMDKLTKALNTHPLKFQNKAVKSVSSRVANISDYLENKMDLHDFKAYLENYIKDTYSIKSSYILTSSDIEKIEEIAQKRFRTASWNFGKNTSYNTSYSIVLSSGILDFNLTVKNNIIYDFKIFGDFFGENSIEELETMFLGLELEKEKIHNALADTCISDFIMGLDNESFISALLETILLR from the coding sequence ATGATACATGTTGTAAATACAAGTAATGACCCATTTTTCAACCATGCTCTAGAAGAATATTTTTTATCAGAATATGATGAAGAAATATTCACTATCTGGATAAACCGCCCATCTATATTGATTGGAAGAAATCAAAATACCTTTGCTGAAATCAATTCAGCTTATGTAAGCGAAAATAACATCGATGTTGTTAGAAGACTTTCAGGTGGTGGCGCAGTTTATAACGACCTAGGAAATATGAACTTTACATTCATATCAAAAAAATCAGACGACCACTCTTTCAGCCGTTTTGCTAGTCCTGTAATCGACGCTCTTAAATCTTTAGCTGTAGACGCTCAGTTCACAGGCAGAAATGATATAACAATTGAAGGTAAAAAAATTTCAGGTAACGCACAGTATTTTTATGAGGATAAGGTGCTTCACCATGGAACCTTACTCTATGATGTAAAGATGGATAAATTGACAAAGGCACTAAATACTCACCCTCTTAAGTTCCAAAACAAAGCTGTAAAATCTGTCTCTTCTAGGGTTGCAAATATATCAGATTATCTAGAAAACAAAATGGATTTACATGATTTTAAAGCCTATCTTGAAAATTATATAAAAGATACATATTCAATAAAATCAAGCTATATACTTACATCCTCTGATATTGAAAAAATTGAAGAAATTGCTCAAAAGCGCTTTAGAACAGCTTCTTGGAATTTCGGTAAAAATACAAGCTACAACACTTCATATTCGATTGTACTTTCTTCTGGAATACTCGATTTTAATTTAACAGTCAAAAATAATATCATTTATGATTTCAAAATTTTTGGTGATTTTTTTGGCGAAAACTCTATAGAAGAACTTGAAACTATGTTTTTAGGACTAGAATTAGAAAAAGAAAAAATACATAACGCCTTAGCTGATACATGTATTTCTGATTTCATTATGGGACTTGATAATGAAAGCTTTATATCAGCTCTACTTGAAACTATTTTATTACGTTAG
- the lipA gene encoding lipoyl synthase, translating to MKKPDWLKVKLQNGAKTQNVNNILVSLSLNTVCSEANCPNKMECFERGTATFMILGKNCTRNCRFCNVTQESPEEVNLDEAKNVAMAVKKLKLRHAVITSVTRDDLADQGANQFAKVVNAVRLENPNVTIELLIPDMQGKKDCLDIVLNSNPEVLNHNIETVKELYLDVRPMADFKRSLEVLEYSKKTKPKIYTKSGLMLGLGEKSDQVVETLKCLRSVDCDILTLGQYLQPSSKHIKVKEYVSPAQFDEYKAIASDLGFKSIASAPLVRSSYFAEDLIDSF from the coding sequence ATGAAAAAACCAGACTGGTTAAAAGTAAAGCTTCAAAACGGAGCTAAAACTCAAAATGTAAACAACATCCTAGTTAGTTTATCTCTAAATACTGTTTGCAGTGAAGCAAACTGTCCAAATAAAATGGAGTGTTTTGAAAGAGGAACTGCTACCTTTATGATATTAGGAAAAAACTGTACGCGAAACTGCAGATTCTGTAATGTTACTCAGGAATCTCCAGAGGAAGTAAATTTAGATGAAGCTAAAAACGTAGCTATGGCAGTTAAAAAATTAAAGCTACGTCATGCAGTGATAACCTCTGTTACTCGTGATGACTTAGCTGACCAAGGTGCAAATCAGTTTGCAAAGGTTGTAAATGCTGTTCGCTTAGAAAATCCTAATGTGACAATTGAGCTTCTTATTCCTGATATGCAAGGCAAGAAGGATTGTCTAGATATAGTTTTAAATTCAAACCCAGAAGTACTAAATCACAACATAGAAACTGTTAAGGAGCTTTACTTAGATGTAAGACCTATGGCAGATTTCAAAAGGTCTCTAGAAGTACTTGAGTATTCTAAAAAAACAAAACCTAAAATATATACAAAGTCTGGTTTAATGCTTGGTCTAGGAGAGAAAAGCGACCAAGTAGTAGAAACATTAAAATGTCTGCGTAGTGTGGATTGTGATATACTCACTCTAGGTCAGTATTTACAGCCTTCTTCTAAGCATATAAAAGTAAAGGAATATGTCTCTCCAGCACAGTTTGATGAATACAAGGCTATAGCTTCAGATTTAGGTTTCAAAAGCATTGCTTCTGCTCCACTTGTTCGAAGCTCATATTTTGCAGAAGATTTGATAGATTCTTTTTAA
- a CDS encoding 5-formyltetrahydrofolate cyclo-ligase: MENLLNDKKAFRKMALDKRNTLRTEEIQEKSALIKAHLENLDSYQKSNTVMVYLNFRSEVLTDELIENLFKKGKKVVVPISIKGTRTLLLSEIKSLSDDLELDFYNIRVPKKESIKEVSPADIDFVITPGVAFSKDKYRMGYGGGYYDTFIEKLREDAFTCALAFDVQIFDKIPKEEHDKQMDYVITENGCI, encoded by the coding sequence TTGGAAAACTTGCTAAATGATAAAAAGGCTTTTAGAAAAATGGCTCTAGATAAGCGCAATACCTTAAGAACAGAAGAAATACAGGAAAAATCTGCTTTAATAAAAGCACATCTTGAAAATCTAGATTCATATCAAAAGTCTAATACTGTGATGGTTTATTTAAATTTCAGAAGCGAAGTTCTCACTGATGAATTGATTGAAAATCTCTTTAAGAAAGGTAAAAAAGTGGTTGTTCCTATCTCTATTAAAGGCACTAGAACATTACTGCTTTCAGAAATTAAAAGTCTATCAGATGATTTGGAACTAGATTTTTACAATATCAGAGTGCCAAAAAAAGAATCAATAAAAGAAGTCTCCCCAGCTGATATAGATTTTGTTATAACCCCAGGTGTTGCTTTTTCAAAGGATAAGTATAGAATGGGATACGGCGGAGGATATTATGATACCTTCATCGAAAAGCTACGAGAAGATGCTTTCACCTGTGCACTGGCTTTTGATGTTCAAATCTTTGATAAAATACCAAAGGAAGAGCATGATAAGCAAATGGATTATGTAATTACTGAAAATGGATGTATTTGA
- a CDS encoding RIO1 family regulatory kinase/ATPase — protein sequence MYTKTRFISKKNQVHRVIEDGKSYIEKIFYEPKNMEIEIEILELLNKKGCNVPKIIKAYKNTLILEDLGDVTLLDWYEKAEREDSKSYEAMLKKLSQWMKAFYFVTKNYYKNDIMLGDVNFRNFIIKENEVFGIDFEEVNQGNVETDIGNLLAFAMTYYPESKWKIDFSDKLMQILLTDLKLSEEVVIRESENALIRIKNRRSV from the coding sequence ATGTATACGAAAACGAGATTTATAAGTAAAAAAAATCAAGTGCATAGAGTTATTGAAGATGGAAAGAGCTATATAGAAAAAATATTTTATGAACCTAAAAATATGGAAATTGAAATTGAGATATTAGAGCTTTTGAATAAAAAAGGGTGTAATGTTCCAAAGATAATTAAAGCTTATAAAAATACTCTGATACTAGAAGACTTGGGAGACGTTACTTTATTAGACTGGTATGAAAAAGCTGAAAGAGAAGATTCTAAGAGCTATGAAGCTATGCTTAAAAAGCTGAGCCAATGGATGAAAGCTTTTTACTTTGTCACTAAAAATTATTATAAAAATGACATTATGCTTGGGGATGTAAATTTTAGAAACTTTATTATAAAGGAAAATGAAGTTTTTGGTATAGACTTTGAAGAGGTGAATCAAGGTAATGTGGAAACAGATATAGGCAATTTACTGGCTTTTGCTATGACATATTATCCTGAAAGTAAGTGGAAAATTGATTTTTCGGATAAATTAATGCAGATATTATTAACAGACCTGAAATTGAGTGAAGAAGTTGTCATAAGAGAAAGCGAGAATGCACTTATTAGAATCAAAAACAGGCGTTCAGTTTAG
- the mobB gene encoding molybdopterin-guanine dinucleotide biosynthesis protein B, whose translation MKVVSVIGITDSGKTTTIENIIKELRLRNYTVGTVKEIHFHNFKMDVEGTNTDRHKKAGSQLVTARGENETDILFQEKLSLAKILSFYNHDYVILEGVREKSIPKILTAHNINRIEDRLDETVFAISGRVSSELDMYKDIPSINGITHIQKLVDLIEKNAIEFFQDKKEARYKVVIGGKEVNISAELQELLCHTMQVMTKELGLHIENEDTGICIRKRDL comes from the coding sequence ATGAAAGTAGTATCGGTCATAGGTATAACGGATTCAGGAAAAACTACAACGATAGAAAATATTATTAAGGAACTCAGATTAAGGAACTATACGGTAGGAACTGTAAAGGAAATCCATTTTCATAACTTTAAGATGGATGTAGAAGGCACCAATACAGATAGACATAAAAAAGCTGGCTCACAGCTAGTTACAGCAAGAGGAGAAAATGAGACTGATATTTTGTTTCAAGAAAAATTGAGCCTAGCTAAAATTCTATCATTTTATAACCATGATTATGTAATTTTGGAAGGAGTCAGGGAGAAATCTATTCCTAAAATTTTAACAGCTCACAATATAAATAGAATTGAAGATAGGTTGGATGAAACTGTTTTTGCTATATCAGGCAGAGTATCTAGTGAACTTGATATGTATAAAGATATACCTTCAATAAATGGAATAACTCATATTCAAAAGCTCGTTGATTTAATCGAGAAAAATGCAATTGAATTTTTTCAAGATAAAAAAGAAGCGAGATATAAGGTTGTAATTGGGGGCAAGGAAGTTAATATATCAGCAGAATTACAAGAGCTGTTATGTCATACTATGCAAGTTATGACAAAAGAGTTAGGCTTACATATAGAGAATGAGGATACGGGTATATGTATACGAAAACGAGATTTATAA
- a CDS encoding energy-coupling factor transporter transmembrane component T family protein, which yields MKQINIDPRTKLAIVALLSTLGLIYKDLLSLVIILSVAILIALALNSNFISVVSRLKKLLGLILVIAIIQSIFIKEGNSVISLGSVSLLTDIGIMKATEFILRLMIIIVSSVILTTSTSREIIQALIQMGLPYEIAFMVSISIRFLPLFKDEMRDMVVALQLRGIDLKKIKLKEKLLTYKYLLLPITANSILRARELATAMEMKAFRAYPKRSSYKILKMNKIDYLIITISLIGAWTFIIIF from the coding sequence ATGAAGCAAATTAATATAGATCCAAGAACAAAACTTGCAATAGTTGCTCTATTATCAACTTTGGGTTTGATATATAAAGATTTGCTAAGCTTAGTAATTATTTTGTCTGTAGCAATTCTAATAGCCTTAGCTTTAAATAGTAATTTTATTTCAGTAGTATCAAGACTAAAAAAATTGCTAGGACTAATTCTTGTTATAGCAATAATACAAAGTATATTTATAAAGGAAGGCAATTCAGTAATAAGTCTAGGGAGTGTAAGTCTCCTAACTGATATTGGGATTATGAAAGCTACAGAATTTATTTTAAGGCTAATGATAATAATCGTATCATCAGTAATACTTACTACATCAACGAGCAGAGAAATAATACAAGCATTGATACAGATGGGACTGCCCTATGAAATTGCCTTTATGGTATCTATTTCAATTAGATTTTTGCCACTATTTAAAGATGAGATGAGAGATATGGTAGTTGCTTTACAGCTTCGAGGAATCGACCTAAAAAAAATAAAGCTAAAAGAAAAACTGCTGACCTATAAATATTTGCTTTTGCCAATTACGGCAAATTCAATCCTAAGGGCAAGAGAGCTTGCAACTGCTATGGAAATGAAAGCTTTTAGAGCATATCCTAAAAGGTCTAGCTATAAAATACTTAAAATGAATAAAATTGATTATTTAATAATTACAATAAGTTTAATAGGAGCTTGGACATTTATCATCATTTTTTAA